A single region of the Montipora capricornis isolate CH-2021 chromosome 13, ASM3666992v2, whole genome shotgun sequence genome encodes:
- the LOC138030065 gene encoding mediator of RNA polymerase II transcription subunit 4-like has translation MASAFPRDRSTKEVINTILDDYEKLAKELFESLSAASLYRSTKQDAGCGETSKAVEQLIAKDKELQAAIKQMQEQQARQQEIHLIKEEISKKDQEILNLESQLKEAEKILSQALFQAKKKVSAINQAKNGSVSSEELIKYAHRISSSNAVEAPISWMPGDPRRPYPQDIEMRSGWLGRLMEGVAMETGQPIGDSNLQGIVQTSASITSVETTSGIGQTNGQASTYSWQSNLSGGPTSLQYAASSGLELITSDLNKEVANGRQEAGVDEVEIMSSSSSSSSSDSP, from the exons atggcttccgcTTTTCCAAGAGATCGAAGCACAAAAGAAGTGATAAATACCATACTGGATGACTATGAAAAGTTGGCAAA AGAATTATTCGAAAGCCTTTCGGCTGCGTCATTGTACCGATCAACAAAGCAAGATGCAGGCTGTGGGGAAACATCAAAG GCTGTTGAACAGCTCATTGCAAAGGACAAAGAACTGCAAGCAGCTATCAAGCAAATGCAAGAGCAACAAGCCAGACAGCAAGAAATTCACTTGATAAAGGAGGAGATTTCCAAAAAAGATCAAGAGATCCTCAATCTTGAATCACAACTAAAAGAAGCTGAAAAAATTTTA TCTCAAGCTTTGTTCCAAGCAAAGAAGAAGGTGTCTGCGATAAATCAAGCTAAGAATG GATCAGTTTCATCTGAAGAACTAATCAAGTATGCTCATCGAATAAGTAGCAGTAATGCTGTAGAAGCCCCAATATCATGGATGCCAG GTGACCCCCGGAGACCATATCCTCAAGACATTGAGATGCGGTCAGGGTGGCTTGGGAGACTTATGGAAGGTGTTGCCATGGAAACTGGTCAGCCTATCGGAGATTCAAATTTACAAGGAATAGTACAGACATCTGCATCAATTACGAGTGTAGAAACTACCAGTGGAATAG gtcAAACCAATGGCCAAGCATCTACTTATTCTTGGCAGAGCAATCTTTCAGGAGGACCCACTTCACTACAG TATGCAGCATCCTCTGGCCTGGAATTGATAACCAGTGACCTCAACAAGGAAGTGGCAAATGGACGCCAAGAAGCCGGTGTTGATGAAGTAGAGatcatgtcatcatcatcatcttcgtcATCCAGTGACAGCCCTTGA